The Lycium barbarum isolate Lr01 chromosome 9, ASM1917538v2, whole genome shotgun sequence genome has a segment encoding these proteins:
- the LOC132611935 gene encoding uncharacterized protein LOC132611935, which produces MVGEQVLLKVWPMKGVMRFGKKGKLIPRFIGPFEILRRVGEVAYELALPPGLSGVHLVFHVSMLKKYQSDGSYIIRWDSVLFDQNLSYEEEPIAILDREVRKLRSKEIASLKVQWKHHLVEEASWETESDMHSRYT; this is translated from the coding sequence atggttggaGAGCAGGTTTTGTTGAAGGTTtggcccatgaagggtgtgatgaggtttgggaagaagggcaagctcatCCCTAGattcattggtccatttgagatcctTCGTCGTGTGGgagaggtagcttatgagttggcattaccTCCAGGTTTGTCAGGTGTTCAcctggtgtttcatgtgtctatgctgaagaaatATCAGTCGGACGGTTCTTATATCATTCGGTGGGATTCAGTTCTATTCGATCAAAATttgtcttatgaggaggagccgatAGCCATCTTGGATAGAGAGGTTCGGAAGTTAAGGTCAAAGGAAATAGCTTCACtgaaggttcagtggaagcaTCATCTGGTCGAGGAGGCttcttgggagaccgagtctgataTGCATAGTAGATATACCTAG